From the Sandaracinaceae bacterium genome, the window ATCGAGATGCGCCGGGTGCTGCCCCTCGTCACCGGGCGTGACCTGACGCTCCGCATCGGCATCCACGCCGGCCCCACGGTCACCGGGGTGATCGGGTCTGACAAGCTCTCTTTCGATCTCTGGGGGCCGACGGTGAACCTCGCGAGCCGGCTCGAGACCCACGGTCAGCCGGGACGCATCCAGGTGAGCGCCGTCGTCGCGGAGCGGCTCGCGGGTCGGTACGCGCTCGAGCCGCGCGGCACCGTGCACCTCAAGGGCATCGGCGAGGTCGAGACCTGGTTCCTCGAGCCGCTTCAGCCTCAGACATCTTCCGGATCGTAGTCGCCGACGCTCTTCCAGAGGCAGACCATCGGGCTGAGACAGACGGTCGGGGCGGTGCTGAGGCACGGCTGCGGCCGCTGAAGCCGTCGCTTGCGCTCCTCGGCGTGACGGATCTCTGCGGGATCGAGGGGCGCCTCGACGTCGGCCTCCTCCTCCGGCACGGCAGGCGCGGGGGGCGCCTCGACGCCATCCGGGATCGGCTCCATCGGCGCCTCGGTGGTGGTCGTCGTCGCCTGCTCGACCGTCGGGCGTGGCGCCGGCTTGCCCTCGCAGCCCGCCGTCGTGAGGCCGGTGAGCGCGAGCGCGATGAGCTGCCGCCGGCGACGGAGGATGGCGTCGCGATCCGGATCGTCCCCCATCGGGAGAGCTTATCCGAGTCGGGCGAGGAAGCGATGGTCGGCGACGCGCAAGAGCGCGCCCCGCGCCGAGAAGCGGCTCCCGAGCGCCAGCACCACGCGCGCGCCCTCCGCGGTCGGGGTCACGCGCCGGTCGTGCACGAAGTGCAGTCCGCCGCGCGCGTCGAGCACGTCGACCTCACCCAGAGCCGCGCCGGGGGCCCCAGTGGCGCTCGTCGCGTCGAGCGCGATCACGCACGCGACCGCGTCCGAGGCGCTGCCCCAGAGGCGCTCGACGGCGCGCGGCGCGCAGCTGACCTCGGCCACGGTGACGGCGCCGCGGGGGAACTCCACCCGCTCGCCCACCCGCGGCGCGTCGGCCCGCGCGATCGCCTGTCGTAGCTCGGCGTCGAAGCGCGCGTCGGCCTGCTCGAGGCGCCGCCGCGCGGTCGCCGAGCGGCGCCATCCGCGCCAGGCGGCGGCCTCGATCAAGTGCGCGCGCGCCTGACCGAGCGCCTGCGTCGGGCGCCGCAGGTCGGCCTCGTGCAGGGCCGGCCGCGCGCGCTCGACCCGCGTGATGGCCTCCTCCGCCGCCGCGCTCGCCGCCTCGAAGCCTCGCGTCACCAGCCGCGGATCGACGGCGCGGCACTCCACCTCACCGTGCCCGGCCTGGGCCCGCATGCGCTCGTCGACCCGCACGCGCACCGTCGCGATGTGCTCGTCGAAGGTGATGTCGCGGTCGACGATCCGGAACGACAGCCGCTGCCCTCGACGCAGGCGCACGCCGGGGAAGCCGAAGACCTCCGTGCGCGAGTTCTCGGTGCCCCAGACCTGCCCGTCGACGCCGGCCCCGCGGAAGCGGACCCAGAGATCCGGGTCGGCGAAGAGATCCCAGCTGCCCGTGACGTGCACTCTGCACACGAGCAAGGCGTCCTGATCGGCCGCGCCCTCGATCCCGGAGGCGGACCCGCGGAAGAGCGCGCCGCGGTGCGCGAGCTGCGGCACGCGGGATCGGTCCCACGCGTGCTCGTCACGGCCCGCCCACTCGGGGAGCATCGTCTGCGCTTCGACCGGGGCGCTGCAGGCGAGCAGGCCCAGCAAGGGGAGGAGCGTCATGGTGCGTCGCATGGCTCCATGCTTCGCAAGCGCGGGGCCGCGGGCGCGCTCTCTAGCGAGACCGCGGAATCACGACGCTTTTGGCTTTGACGCGCTGCGTGAGAGGGCGTGCCTTCGATTCACACCGGCGACATCGACGTCGGGCGGTAAGCTCCGCCCATGTCACTCGAGGAACGGATCATGGAAGACCTCAAGGCCGCCATGAAGGCCAAGGACGAGGTCGCGAAGCTCACCCTGCGCTCGCTCAAGGCGGACTTGCTGAAGAAGGCGGTCGACCTCGGCCGTGATCTGGACGAGAGCGACGAGCTCGCGCTCCTGAGCTCCGCCGTGAAGTCGCGTCGGGACTCGGTGAGCGAGTACGAGAAGGCGGAGCGACAGGATCTCGCCGACGCCGAGAAGGCGGAGATCGCGGTCATCGAGCGCTACCTGCCGAAGCAGCTGTCCGAGGACGAGGCGCGCGCCGCGATCGAGTCCCTCGCGAAGGAGCTCGGCGTCAGCGAGAAGAAGCAGATGGGCCAGCTCATGAAGGCCGTCATGGACCGCTACCGCGGCCAGATCGACGGCAAGCAGGCCAGCCGCATCGCCGGGTCGCTGCTCTCCTGAGCCCTCAGCGAGGGCCGCAGTCGGCGCAGTCCGTGCCGAGCGCGCACACGGAGTAGAGCGAGTCGGGGCCTCCGTCGTCGCACTCGCCGTCGTTCGAGCTCGAGCACGTGTTGCTGCACCCGCCACCGCCGCCGCCGCCTCCGGAGGAGCTGCCGCTGCTGGCCACGCCGCCGCTCTCGCCCGCGAGCCAGGAGACCATCGAGCAGCCCGTGTAGATGTTGCCCGCCGTGCCCTCGTACCGCACCGGCCCCGAGAAGTCCGAGCCGTCGTGCTCCTGGCGAAAGGAGTGGATCTGGATCGAGCAGTGGCCGTCCGGGAACCGGTGCCCGACCACGCCCGAGATTCGACGGCCCGTGATCACGCCCGAGCGGTTGTGGCGAAGGATCGACCACTCGTCGGACGCGATGCGCGTGGCCGCGGGGTCGTCGACCCAGCCCTGATCGCGCGCGCGCATCTGCACCGCTTCGTGCATCTGCGCCTCGAGCGCGCCGTCGTGCATGACCGGGTTGGTGTTCATCCGGTTGAGGCGGCGCAGGTAGTCGAGCCGCTCGCCGAAGCCTTGCGGCGCGGTCGCGCTGAAGCTGTAGCGGTCGCCGTCGATCGAGACCTCGTCCGCGTAGAGGAAGCGCTCTCCATCGCACGCGGTGACGAAGAGGAACTCGGCCGCGCTCTGCACCTCGAGCTGCACCGACTCGCCCGGCTCCATCCGGTCTCCGTGGGACGCGGTGTGATCGTCCTGCACCAGCTCGACCCCGCACAGCGCCTCGCCCGACGCGTTCTCGAAGGTGATCGCGCCCGTGTATTCCCCGCCCGACGAGGAGCCGCCGCCGCCGCCTCCCCCTCCGCGCCGTCGACAGCCGGTCCACGCCAGAAGACCCACGGCCACACACCCGATCACGACCCAGTTGCTCACACTTCGTCCACGCATCGAGAACCCTCCTTCGCGGATCAGGGTTCGTCGCTCGAGCCGGCACGGGTAGTGGCAGAATTCGCTACGGACGGACGCAGCTCGAGTCCTCGAGGCAGAACGGGTCTTCGAGGACCTCCCAGACCAGCTCGCTCCCGCCGCTCGCGAGGTACCAGCCGATCGCGTTGAGCAGGTACTCGCCTTCGTCGAAGACCTTGTCCGGGTCGACGGGCAACAGGACGTGCTGTCCGTTGGGGATCGTCATCGCGTTGAGCACGACGCTGAAGCCCTCGAAGTCGCCGCGCGTCCGCCACGGATCGCCGAAGGCGTCGATGGCGCGCGCGCTGACCCGACCCCACCGGAGCGGCGGATCGAGGCGCATCGGGCGCAGGCCGCCCTCCGCCTCGGCCAGCTGACGGTTGCCGCGCGGGGAGAAGAACTGCCGGCCCTCCGAGAGGTCGTCCACGTCGAAGAGGAACTGCGGCGCGCCCTCGACCGGGTGGCGCTCGAGGCGCGCCAGCCCCTCGAGCACGTGGCGCGCGATCAGCACGTCGTCCGGCGTGGGCTGGCCCCAGGCCCCCTGCACGCGCGACGGCGCCGTGTAGTCGGTCAGCTCGATCGGCGCGTCCGGTGGCAGGAACGCGAGGATGCCGGCGGCGCGCGCGTAGGCGTTGCCGGTGGAGGGAGGCACGGTGGTGTCGCCCGCGGTGTTGAGCACCATGATCGAGCGGGTGCGCGGCGTGACGTCCTCGGCCATCACCGGGTCGAGGAACACCTGGCGCGCGTAGTTGATCGGGTCGGCGGGATCGACCGCGATCTGCGCGAGCCCGGCCAGCCGCCGGAGGTCCGGGGTCTGCCGGGCGAGGCCCAGCCCCTCGGCGGGCGCGACGAGCGGAGAGCCCGCCTCGAACACCTGGCCCTGGTAGACGGCGCACGCGCCGCACGCGCCGTCCCCGTCGCCGTTGCCCGAGCGCCAGGTCTCGATGACGTCGAGCACGTCGGGCGCCTCGCCCTCTTCCACGTCTTCGTCGAAGCGGCAGGTTCCCAGATCCATGCGCCCGACCGCGTCGTCGTAGATCAGCACGCTGAGCCGGTCTCCACGCGAGGTGGGGATCTGCGTCCGGAAGCGTCCCTCGGGCCCGACAGCGGCGCAACGCGTCTCTCCATTGGTGAGGTTCGCCAGGAAGAGGACGTCGCCCTCGTCGAGGCTCGCCTCGGAGACGCACGCGAACTCCACGCGGGCGCGCTCGCTGAGATCGGGCAGCTCGAAGAAGAGCGAGCGCGAGCCGGCCTCGCAGGCGGTCTGGGGGCTCGGGCCGCCGCTGGGCTGAGAGGCGACGATGGGGCCCATCACGCGGAGCCAGATCGGGTTGCGCGCCGTGCCGAGCGAGGTGCGCAGGCCGAGGTCGAAGAGGCCGCCTCCCCCGCTCACGGGCGCCGCCGCGGTGATCGCGGGCTCCACCCCGGTGTTGAGCATGCTCAGGATGCCGCCGAGCGAGCTGCCCCACTGGCCGTACGGGACGTCCCAGCCGCCGAGGTCGGGCACGCCGTCTCCGTCGAAGTCGCCGGCCAGGTCGCGGTCCCCGTCGCCGTCGATGTCGCCGTCGAACTCCACGTCGAAGCGCGAGCTGCGGAGCGGCACCGTCGCGGGCTCCCAGTCGCGGCCCTCCGGGAAGTCCGGGTGACCCTGCCAGGAGCGCACGATCCGGATGGCCTGCAGCCAGTCGACGACGCTCTGCCGCAGGGTGTCGCGCGTGTGGAACATGTAGGCGCTGAAGTAGAGCCCCGCGCTGTCGGCGCTCCCGTCGCCGTTGAGGTCCCGCGCGCGGTCCTCGGCGATGGCGCGGCCCAGCGGCGCGAGGCAGCTGCTGGCCAGCACCGCCTCGAGGAGCGGGCGGAGATCGTCGCCGAGGGGCAGGCCGTGACCGGGCGCCGTGATGCTCACCGTGGCCACGCCGTGGTTGGCGGTGAGCCCGGCGAAGGCGATGGCCTCGAGGTTCAGCGAGCCGTAGCCGTGCGCGTAGAAGGTGGTGCGGAAGGGCTGGCGGTGGGTCTCGGTCTCCTTCGGCACGACGATGAAGATCGGGACGAGCGCGCGATCGATCCGCGCCTCGCCGGTGACGCGGTTCAGGTCGAAGGTGTCGTCGACGCTCTCGTTCTCCGGGTCCCCGAGGAAGTAGGGCGACTCGAAGAAGCCGAACGCGAGGTGCGAGACCGAGCGCTCGAGGCTCTCGAGCACCGCGTCGAGCTGGGTGACGGGCACGCCGAGATCCGAGACGGGCAGGCCCTCGAGCGCCTCGGCGAGCTGCGCGGGGGTCACCGTGTAGATGCCAGGGCCCGGCTCACACGGCTCGGTGCGCGTGCCGCCGCGCAGCGGGGCGGGGGTCATGCGCGCGGGGAAGTCCTCGGCGAGCCGCGCGAACGGTCCGCGTCCGTAGAGGCCCTCGCGGATCGCCGTCAGGTCGTGCTGCGTCGACTGGGTGGTGAAGCTCCACGCGAACGCGACGCCCGCCCAGGCGCTCCGCGACAGGTCGCCGTAGATGTGCGGCTTTTCGGCGAAGATGTCGGGCAGCGAGGCGAGGTCCTCGCGCTGCGAGAGCGGATGCACGAAGTCGAAGGGGGAGCGCACCGGCTCGCCGCTCGGCCCGCGCAGGCGCCGGGTGATCACCACCGCGTACTGACGCTGCGGCTCCAGAGGGAGGATCGGCCGCAGGACGAGCGTGTTCGTCTCGCGCTCGTAGAACCAGAGCATGCGATCGACGGTCTCGTTCGGCGCACCGGTGAGCCGGCCGTCGAGCGTGTTGGGCTGGTCGAGCACGCCGTCGGAGTCGGTGTCCTCGCCCGGATCGAGCCGGCCGTTGCGGTTGATGTCCTCGTCGACGGTCTCGAAGAGCAGGTTGGACTCCCCGCCGCGCGGGTCGTTCGTGTAGTAGCCGTTCGGGTCGGCCACCACCCGAGGGAAGCGATCGCTGTTGACGTCGAGCGGCACGGGGAGGCCGGTCTCGAGGTCGATGAGGTAGATGGCGTGTCGCTGGAAGTCGTCGGCCGAGAAGCGGGTCCCGCCCTGCACGCGGATGAGCTGATCGGTGTCGATCGGCGACTCGAACGACACGCTGATGGGCGCGAAGGTGCCCCAGCCGTCGAGGCGGTCGAACTCCTGCCGCAGCCGCCGCTCCATGCTGGAGGGGGCGACGAGGCTCGCGTTGATCCGGCGCCCGGTGGGCGAGTCCGGGTCGGGCCAGGTGGCCACGTCGTTCGGCAGCGGGATCTCGGGGAGCGGCTCGGCCTCGAGGTCCCAGACGATCCGCGGGCCCGTGCCCGGCTCGGTCTCGGCCCAGCCCTGAGGGAGTCCGCCGCTCTCGCACGCCAGGAGCGAGAGGGCCACCGCGAAGCGAAAGAGACGCATCGCCCCGGAGCATAACGAAGACGGAAGCAGAACGCGCAGCCCCCGGATGGAGGCCGCGCGTTCGGCGGGGGGAGCGCGAGGCTCAGGCGGGGGGCGGGCAGACCGAGGTGTCCATGGGACACGCGCCGGTCGCGCAGCGGTGCATGACCTCCGGGCGCAGGCTCACGTCGAGGCTGAGCGGCGTCTCCGCGTCCGCGCCGGCGTGGATCGTGGGCGGGCACAGTCCAATCCCGCCGCTCACGCTCGCTTCTTGCGCCCGGGGAGGAGCGCCTCCATCGGCTCGACCTCGAACGCGTTCTTCTCTTCGTCCCAGTCGACGATCAGCGCCTCGTCGCCGCGCTCGAGGGCCTCGGGGTCGGCGCAGCGGACATGGAGAATCATGCCGGCTTGCCCATCCTTCAGCTCCGCCTGCCCGAAGCCCCCGTCGACGTTGCCGGTGCGGATGCGGACGACCTGACCGACGAGGTCGCGGTTGCCCCTGGCCTTGTGCACCCTGAAGAGCGGCGCCATCGGACGGGTCAGCAGCGACGTCAGCGGCACCGCGGCGAGGAGCGCGGCGAGGGTGACCACGAGGCCCGAGAGGAAGCCGCCGAGGGGGAGCGCGGGCGCGAGGTAGCGGGCCCCGAAGAAGGAGGCGAGCCAGCCGAGGAGCACGACGAGGCTGAAGACGACGGTCAGCGGCGCGTGGCGCAGCCCGAGCGCGGACAGCAGCCCCGCGAAGCCGCCGACGCCGAGCTCACCCTCGGCCGCCCCGTCCGCCGCGCCATCGACCGCGCCGTCCACTGCGCCATCGACCGCGCCGTCGACCGCGCCATCGAGCGCGCCGTCCGCGCCGTCGAGCCCGCCCGGGTCGAAGAGGTCGAGGTCCAGCGCGCCCAGGACGACCGACAGCCAGTACAGGACGACCACCACGAGGAGGCCGGTGAAGGCCAGCGTGGGCATGGAGAGCGCGACGGCGAGGAAGTCCTGCATTGGGGCGCGATGAGAGGGGCGCGAGATGAAAGGGGCGCGCGATGAGAGGGGCGCGCGATGAGAGTACCGCTTCGGCGCCCCCCTCGCGTAGGGGTCAACCCACCGGGCCGAGCTTGATTCCGCGACTCGCACGAGCGACCGGTTGGCGCTACTTCTATGAGGTGCACGCCTGCCGGCCTTTCCTTCGATGGCTCCTCGCGCTGCTGCTCGCCGCGAGCGCTCTCCCTTCGGTGACCCACGCCCAGGGCGCCCGTCAGCTCGACGACCCGACCGGGATCACGCCCGTGCGCCCGCGACCGGTGGAGCCAGCGCCCGCGACCACGGGCCAGCAGGGCCCGGGCTTCGAGACCGCGTGGGGCTCGGCGTACGACGTGCCGCCCGCGCCGGCCGAAGGCGAGGCCCCCGACGCGCCCGCCGACGCCGCGCTCCAGCAGCGCCTGCGCTTCCTCGACGCGAGCTTCGCGCTCCTCAGCGGCCAGGGCCCCAACTACACCAGCGGCGTGATCAGCCTGATCCTCGGCGGCGTCACGATCGCGGCCGGGGCCATCTTCCTCGACCAGGGCCCGCCGTGGGATCTCTTCGCGCCGTTCATGATCGCGTCGGGCAGCGTGGCCGTGCTGAGCACGGTGATCACCGACTTCATCCTGCGCCCGAACCCGGAGCCGGTCTCGCTGCAGTACCTCGCCATGTCCAGCGGCACGCGCGCGGAGCGGCTCGCCAAGCTGAACTACGGCGAGGAGCAGCTCGCCTCGCTCGCCGAGCAGCACCTGATCCTGCGGGTGGTCGACGCGTCGCTCGCGGTGGCCGGCGCGGGCGTATCGGTGGGCGCCTACCTCGGGCTGCGGCCCCCCGGAGACTTCGACGCGATCGAGCTGCTCTTCATCGCGCCCGCCGCCATCACGGTCATCGCGGCGCTGATCGGGCTCTTCAACGAGTCGGGCGCCGAGCGCCGCTGGAGCGCCTACCAGCGCCTGCGCGACTCGCTCTCGCCCGAAGATCGCGCCCTGCTCGAGATGGAGCTCCGCCAGGAGCCCTCGTTCTCGCTCCGCCCCCTCGCGGGCGCGACGTCGTCCGGCGGCATGCTCGGCCTCACCGGCTCCTTCTGAGCCGTCAGCGGCCGCCCTCGAGCTCCTCGAGGGTCTTCGGCCAGCTCTTCTTGAGGAGGCGCGAGAGCGAGCGGTCGGCGAGCAGCCGGCCCTCGGTCTGGCAGGTGGGGCAGTAGTTCGCCTCGTTCTCCGCGTAGCGGATGCGCATCACCTTCTGACCGCACACGGGGCAGGGCTCCTTGTACTTCCCGTGCACCGCCATCTCGGGGCGGAAGGCGGTGACCTTGGTCGGGAAGGCGTCGCCCGTCTCCTCCTTCAGGCGCGCGATCCACTCTCGCAATACCTCTTGCGTGCACGCGTGGAGCCGCGCGATCTCCTCGTCGTCGAGCTGATCCGAGCGGCGCATCGGGGAGAGCTTGGCGCGGTGCAGGATCTCGTCGCTGTAGGCGTTGCCGATCCCGCTCAGGAGGCGCTGATCCGTCAGCGAGCGCTTGAGGGTGTGGCGCTCGCGGGTGAGCGCGTGCTTGAAGGCGTCGAAGTCGGCCTCGAGCGGCTCGGTCCCGCCGCGGTCGAACTCGGCGAGGCTCTTCTCGCCCTTCACCATGTGGAGCGAGGCCCGCTTCTTCTTGCTCACCTCGGTCAGGATGAGCGTGCCGCGCTCGAAGTCGAAGCCGGCCAGCCCGACGCGGCCGGGGACCTTCGCGCCCGGCTCCTCGTCCCACTTGAAGCGGCCCGCCACCATCAGGTGGATCACCACGAAGTGATCGCGCGTCAGCTCGAAGACGATGCGCTTCCCGATGCGGCGCAGCCCCTTCACCTTCCGGCCCACCACCTCGTCGATGGAGGGCTCGACGCTGCGTAGTAGGAACGGGCTCGCGAGCCGGATCTTCTCGAGCTTGGTGCCGACCGTGCGCTCGGCGATGGCGTCGATGTAGAGCTGGACGTCGGGGAGCTCGGGCATACGAAACCTCTCCTCGTTACAGGCCGGCGCGGCCGCCGCTCCGGTCGACGCCGACGCCGCGCTCGCCCTCCTCGGGGCCGGTGCGCGCCTGCTGCCAGGTGGCGTCGTTGGCGACCGGCGCGATCTCGGGGCGGGCGTAGGTGTCGACCCCATCCGCGTCGAGGAAGACGCCGACCGTGCCGTGCATCTGCCGCAGCGGGTCCTCGCCGGGGCGGCTGATGGCGGCGTGGCCGAAGCTGTTGTCGCGCGTGGCGTCGTAGCGATCCGCGCCCGCGAGGTCGGCGAAGATCCCCGCGCCGCCCTCGTTGCCCGCGCCGTAGCTGATGCCCGGCGCGCGGTAGACGTCGTCGCCGCCCGCGTCGACGAACCAGGCGATGGAGAAGTCGTGTCCGCCGCCGAGGGCCACGTTGCGTCGCGTGGCGAGCTGGTTGAAGTCGTCGCTCCCGCCGTCCTCGAGCAGCACGCTGATGGCGTAGTGCGCGTCGCCGCTCTGCACGTACCAGACGCCGTCGTAGTGGTCGTCGCCGCCGCCCTCGAGCAGCATGCCCGCGCCGTACCAGAAGCCGGTGGCCTGGGCGAAGACGCCCGCCGTGTAGCGGTCGCGGCCCGCGCGGTCCCGGAGCACGCCGAGCCCGCCGCTCATGAAGACGCCGTCGGTGAAGTCGGCGCGTCGCCCGAACCCGGCCCCCTGCACGAAGCTCGAGTTGCTCGTGGCGTCCTGGGGTGAGGTGTAGAGCACGTCGTCGACGACGCCGAGGTACGTGTCGTCGCCGTCGCGATCGTAGAGCAGGCCGACCGCGCGCACGTACGCATAGCCCTGCGCCCCGTGGTACGCGACGTAGGAGTCGTTGCCTCCTCCGTCGAGCAGCACGCCGACGCCGAAGCTCGCGCCGCCCTGCACGCCGGCCTCGCCTTCGTAGACGTCGTCGCCGCCACGGTCGTACAGCAGCCCCACGCCCAACGCGCCCCAGCCCTGGCTCAGGCGGAGCGAGCGGTAGCGGTCGCCCTCCGGGCCGAGATCGAGCAGGAGCCCGACGCCGAGGCGGCCCGCGCCTTGCCGCGAGATCTCGCTGAGCGACTGCGGCGGGTCGGACGCGCGCCCCGCGCCGTCGGAGGGGAGCCGGCGGTGGCCGGGCGGGCCCTCGTCGCTCGGGACGGCGACCTCCGCGTAGCCGTAGGTGTCGGTCCCGCCCACGTCGATCGCGACGCCGACGCCGTGATCGGCCGAGGCGGTCCCGCCGGCCGCGAAGCGGTAGGTGTCGTCGCCGCCGAGGTCGAGGAGGAAGAGCGCGCCGTCCCACTCGGCCGCCTCGTAGGTGTCGTCCCCGGCCCCGCGGACGGCGAAGCGACCGGCGGGGGTCTCCACGGTCAGCGTCGCGTCGGTCCCGACCAGCGTCTCGAGTTGCGCGGCCTCGATCGCCTCGAGCAGCGCCACGGCCGCGCTCGCCATCGCGGCCACGTCGACGTCTCCGAGCAACGCGCCTTGCACATCGTCGCGCGTGGCGGCGAGCGGCGTGCCGCGGCGGCCGAGCGCCATGTCTCCCGCGAGGTCGAACCAGTCCGCGCGCTCGCGCTCGGGCAGCCGCGCGATGGCGGCCTCGCGCGCGAGGATGGCGTGGCGGAGAGCGTCGACCACGGGCACGAGCCGCGTCTCGAGCGCGTCGGGGAGCGACGCCACCGCGGCCGCGAGCCCAGGGTCCGGCGCGCCGCCCGCGCCGGTGACGAGGGCGCCGAGCGCGGCGGTCAGGTCGGGCGACGCGTCCGCGGGGGGCGCCGCGATCGGGAGGTCTGCCCAGCGGCTCGCCTCGCGCAGCGCCCGGCTGGCCGCGTCGTCGCCTCGGGTGGCGTCGTCCAGCGACGTGGAGAGCGCGCGGCCCATCGCGAGGGAGGCCGGCCAGTAGCTGTGCGCGCGGTCCGTCCAGCTGAGCCGGAAGCGATCGTGGGAGAGCGCGGGCGGGAAGGCGTCGAGGAAGCGGTGCGGGAACGACATGCCGCAGCGGTCGCGCTCGATCGCCGCGAGCGCCTCGTCGAGCATCGTCGCCTCGCCCGGCTCGACCGCGCAGTGGCAGTCCGGGGCGAGGAGCGCGCTCCACGGGTCGGGGCTCGGCAGGTCGGGCACGCAGAGCCCATCGTGCAGGGTCGCGCCGTCGGGGCAGGCGCCGCCGCTCGGCGAAGAGAGGCAGAGCGCGCGCTCGCCCACGGTGTGACAGGCGCCGCCATCCGGGCACGCGCCGTCCACGCACTCCGTGGCCAGGCCCGCGTCCACGAGGGCCTGGCAGCGCTCGGGCGGCGAGGCCTCGTCGCGCACGCAGAAGCGCCCGTCCGGGAGATCGCGGCAGCGGCGCATGCCGATCGGGCAGTCCGCGTCCACGCGGCATTCGGTGGTGCAGTGCGGGCCCAGCCCGTCGGTGTCGACGCATCGGTCGTAGGCGCCCGCGCACGGGCAGTCGCTCGCCGGCTCGCTCTCGATGCAGGCGCCGCTGGCCGGGCGGCAGCTGACCGGGAACCCCGGCGCCTCCGCCTCGCAGCGGGCGTCGAGACCCAGCCCGGCGCAGTCGTCGTCGGCCGCGCAGGGGTGCCCGCAGAAGTTG encodes:
- a CDS encoding GatB/YqeY domain-containing protein, which codes for MEDLKAAMKAKDEVAKLTLRSLKADLLKKAVDLGRDLDESDELALLSSAVKSRRDSVSEYEKAERQDLADAEKAEIAVIERYLPKQLSEDEARAAIESLAKELGVSEKKQMGQLMKAVMDRYRGQIDGKQASRIAGSLLS
- a CDS encoding glycine zipper family protein, which gives rise to MQDFLAVALSMPTLAFTGLLVVVVLYWLSVVLGALDLDLFDPGGLDGADGALDGAVDGAVDGAVDGAVDGAADGAAEGELGVGGFAGLLSALGLRHAPLTVVFSLVVLLGWLASFFGARYLAPALPLGGFLSGLVVTLAALLAAVPLTSLLTRPMAPLFRVHKARGNRDLVGQVVRIRTGNVDGGFGQAELKDGQAGMILHVRCADPEALERGDEALIVDWDEEKNAFEVEPMEALLPGRKKRA
- a CDS encoding DNA-formamidopyrimidine glycosylase family protein, yielding MPELPDVQLYIDAIAERTVGTKLEKIRLASPFLLRSVEPSIDEVVGRKVKGLRRIGKRIVFELTRDHFVVIHLMVAGRFKWDEEPGAKVPGRVGLAGFDFERGTLILTEVSKKKRASLHMVKGEKSLAEFDRGGTEPLEADFDAFKHALTRERHTLKRSLTDQRLLSGIGNAYSDEILHRAKLSPMRRSDQLDDEEIARLHACTQEVLREWIARLKEETGDAFPTKVTAFRPEMAVHGKYKEPCPVCGQKVMRIRYAENEANYCPTCQTEGRLLADRSLSRLLKKSWPKTLEELEGGR